In Leptospira sp. WS58.C1, a single genomic region encodes these proteins:
- a CDS encoding alpha/beta fold hydrolase, whose translation MRKKLLITLAVIVLIVLTALPLVCSREKIELNESVRSGVSGQFAELPLGWTHFELSGPEKGDLVVLVHGFSTPYFIWDPVQKSLTDAGYRVLRFDLYGRGYSDRPDTVYNFDLFTAQINDLLNFLHITESFDIMGLSMGGPIVAHYVSKYPERTKKIVLIDPFTSKTNTFPLNVPLIGEYLNSVVYIPSLTKGISADFVDPSKVPSDWVEKYETQLSFKGFGRAILSTIRNIISLEPKPEFEKLALTKKQVLVFWGDQDRTTPLEKGEYVKDLLKAEFVLVKDAGHLPHIEKPEVVLPAISNFLSK comes from the coding sequence ATGAGAAAGAAACTTCTCATAACCTTAGCGGTAATTGTACTCATCGTACTTACCGCTTTGCCGCTTGTCTGTTCCCGGGAAAAAATCGAATTAAACGAATCGGTACGCTCCGGAGTCTCCGGTCAATTTGCGGAACTCCCTTTGGGTTGGACCCATTTCGAATTGTCCGGACCGGAAAAGGGTGATCTTGTAGTTTTAGTACACGGATTTTCCACTCCTTATTTTATCTGGGATCCGGTCCAAAAATCGCTGACGGATGCGGGTTATAGAGTTTTACGTTTCGATCTATATGGCAGAGGTTATTCCGATCGGCCGGATACGGTTTATAATTTCGACCTGTTTACTGCTCAGATAAATGATCTATTGAATTTTCTGCATATAACCGAGTCTTTCGATATAATGGGATTATCTATGGGCGGTCCTATCGTCGCTCATTATGTTTCTAAATATCCGGAGCGAACTAAAAAAATAGTCTTAATAGATCCGTTTACTTCGAAAACGAATACGTTTCCTTTAAATGTTCCTTTAATTGGAGAATATTTGAACTCCGTTGTTTATATTCCTTCTTTGACCAAAGGAATCTCCGCCGATTTTGTGGATCCTTCCAAAGTCCCAAGCGATTGGGTGGAAAAATACGAGACCCAATTGAGTTTTAAAGGTTTTGGAAGAGCCATCCTTTCTACGATCCGAAATATTATTTCTCTCGAGCCTAAACCTGAATTCGAAAAATTGGCGTTAACCAAAAAACAAGTATTGGTTTTTTGGGGTGACCAAGATCGCACAACTCCGTTAGAAAAAGGAGAGTATGTAAAGGATTTATTGAAGGCGGAATTCGTTTTGGTAAAGGATGCCGGGCATCTACCTCATATAGAAAAGCCGGAAGTGGTCCTTCCGGCTATTTCTAACTTTTTATCCAAGTAG
- a CDS encoding rhodanese-like domain-containing protein: MNPKELKNRLDTRKSGNDDFYLLDVRNPNEQEICTIEGTDLLIPVSELPARIGELDSWKSSGKEIIVYCRSGARSANACGFLKSTGFSKVFNLEGGILLYSDEVDPSLAKY; encoded by the coding sequence ATGAATCCGAAAGAATTAAAAAATAGATTAGATACCAGAAAATCAGGAAACGACGATTTTTACCTCCTGGATGTGCGAAACCCCAACGAGCAGGAAATCTGCACAATCGAAGGAACGGATCTTTTGATCCCTGTCTCCGAATTGCCTGCAAGGATCGGAGAATTGGACTCTTGGAAATCTTCCGGAAAAGAAATTATAGTATATTGTCGTTCCGGAGCAAGATCTGCGAATGCTTGCGGATTTTTAAAATCCACAGGTTTTTCCAAAGTATTTAACTTAGAAGGTGGGATCCTTTTGTATTCCGACGAGGTGGATCCCTCTTTGGCTAAATATTGA
- a CDS encoding ABC-F family ATP-binding cassette domain-containing protein: MLQFIDIKHRFGSSTLFENFSWHIKPGSKIALVGPNGSGKSTLFKMAVGELNPEEGIVSRSKHTEISLFQQIPDFNFDARVIDTALSKHKHYNEYIKRAEDIHARMDRTDHDSPEFGSLLEEQSQLEEYAFTYGVHELEAQAKKIIGGLGFSNDQMEKKVKEFSPGYQHRLGLAIAILNPGNLLLLDEPTNHLDHASKAWLAEYLVATNRSFVLVTHDPEFLNSTTDTIAELNPSGVLEFKGTLEDYFEHKNELLDKLRLQFKKEEAYLKKRTEWIERFRSKATKAKQVQSVIKKLEKRERVEEPEDSFWNSKTEYRFNYTPCGNLSFRIENASFAYEKTGNNIFSNAELHVSNGDKIAIIGPNGAGKSTFLRNILGIHKLTEGSVTFGPKTKIGYFSQNHHEHLDPEKNLLETILSVYPDLPDVEARKLLGYFSFSDDRVFKKVGLLSGGEQSRLRLALLVRFPSNTLFLDEPTNHLDLVVRDNLKRALQEYPGAVLVISHDPDFLKDLCTRTVSVSNGKVKDLNTSFSDYLKFPPEELEAEGGFTVKAPTENTSAENKSRSQRNADKNRVKKIQKEIEQIEAKIALLEKNKSNSEELLADPEFYKKRSYQMELDTYNETKKEISKLTETWEKLQIEMEELTSVV, from the coding sequence ATGCTACAATTCATCGATATCAAGCACCGGTTCGGTAGCTCCACACTTTTCGAAAACTTCTCCTGGCATATCAAGCCCGGCTCCAAAATTGCCCTAGTAGGACCTAACGGTTCCGGCAAATCCACTCTATTCAAAATGGCCGTAGGAGAACTGAATCCCGAAGAAGGGATAGTCAGTCGTTCCAAACATACCGAGATCTCCTTATTCCAACAGATCCCTGATTTTAATTTCGACGCAAGAGTGATCGATACTGCACTTTCCAAACATAAACATTATAACGAATATATTAAACGTGCCGAGGACATTCATGCAAGAATGGACCGCACGGATCATGATTCTCCCGAGTTCGGATCATTATTAGAAGAGCAGAGCCAGTTAGAGGAATACGCGTTTACTTACGGTGTTCATGAGCTGGAGGCCCAGGCCAAAAAAATCATCGGCGGATTAGGTTTTTCGAATGATCAAATGGAGAAGAAGGTCAAAGAATTTTCTCCAGGTTATCAACACAGGCTTGGGCTCGCGATCGCTATTTTGAACCCGGGGAATCTTCTTCTTTTGGACGAACCTACCAACCACTTGGATCACGCTTCAAAGGCGTGGCTTGCGGAATATTTAGTGGCTACGAATCGTTCTTTCGTTCTCGTTACCCACGATCCTGAATTCCTGAATTCGACCACCGATACGATCGCAGAATTAAATCCGTCAGGTGTTCTGGAATTTAAAGGCACCTTGGAAGATTACTTCGAACATAAAAACGAACTTTTGGATAAGTTAAGACTTCAGTTCAAAAAAGAAGAAGCTTATTTAAAAAAAAGGACCGAGTGGATTGAACGTTTTCGCTCAAAGGCTACAAAAGCGAAACAAGTCCAAAGTGTGATCAAAAAATTGGAAAAAAGGGAGAGGGTGGAAGAACCAGAAGATTCTTTCTGGAACTCCAAAACCGAATACAGATTCAATTATACCCCTTGCGGAAATCTTTCCTTCAGGATTGAGAACGCCTCCTTTGCTTACGAAAAAACAGGGAATAATATATTCTCAAACGCGGAACTCCATGTTTCCAACGGGGATAAGATAGCGATCATCGGTCCGAACGGTGCAGGTAAATCCACATTTTTAAGAAACATATTAGGAATTCATAAATTAACCGAAGGTTCGGTCACTTTCGGGCCCAAAACAAAGATCGGTTATTTCTCACAGAACCATCATGAACATCTGGATCCGGAAAAAAATCTTTTAGAAACGATTCTTTCCGTTTACCCGGATCTTCCGGATGTGGAAGCAAGAAAACTATTGGGTTATTTTTCCTTCAGCGACGATAGGGTTTTTAAAAAGGTGGGACTTCTATCCGGAGGAGAACAGAGCAGATTGAGATTGGCTCTATTGGTTAGATTCCCCTCCAATACTTTATTTTTGGACGAGCCAACTAACCACTTAGACTTGGTAGTCAGAGATAACTTAAAACGTGCACTCCAGGAATATCCCGGCGCGGTTTTAGTTATTTCTCACGATCCCGATTTTTTAAAGGATCTATGTACCAGAACGGTTTCCGTTTCGAACGGAAAAGTAAAAGATCTGAATACCAGCTTTTCGGATTATCTGAAATTCCCTCCGGAGGAATTGGAAGCGGAAGGGGGATTTACCGTCAAAGCCCCGACCGAAAACACAAGTGCCGAAAACAAGAGTAGGTCCCAAAGGAACGCCGATAAAAATCGGGTTAAAAAAATCCAAAAAGAAATAGAACAAATCGAAGCCAAGATCGCTCTATTAGAAAAGAATAAATCTAATTCGGAAGAACTTCTCGCAGATCCCGAGTTTTATAAAAAACGCAGTTACCAAATGGAATTAGACACTTATAACGAAACTAAAAAAGAGATCTCTAAGTTGACCGAAACCTGGGAAAAACTGCAAATCGAAATGGAAGAACTTACTTCCGTAGTATAA
- a CDS encoding DoxX family protein has protein sequence MLYNLFQTKEGLGPLFLRLGFAICIFPHGSQKALGWFEGSGFSAAMDYFTETLGVPYFLGILVIVFEFVGTIGLAFGFLTRFWALGLAITLIVAGFTHKDYGFFMNWFGDKGGEGFEYHILAVSAALSLLFRGAGSFSLDKKLGEWSV, from the coding sequence ATGTTATATAATTTATTTCAAACGAAAGAGGGTTTAGGACCCTTATTTCTTCGTCTTGGCTTTGCGATTTGTATTTTTCCGCATGGATCCCAGAAAGCACTGGGTTGGTTCGAAGGCTCCGGGTTTTCTGCCGCGATGGACTATTTTACGGAGACCCTAGGTGTTCCGTATTTCTTGGGAATTCTGGTTATTGTTTTTGAATTCGTAGGTACTATCGGTTTAGCCTTTGGATTTTTAACCAGGTTCTGGGCCTTAGGACTGGCAATTACTTTGATCGTTGCAGGTTTCACTCATAAAGATTACGGCTTTTTTATGAACTGGTTCGGGGACAAAGGGGGAGAAGGTTTCGAATACCATATTTTGGCGGTCTCTGCAGCTCTTTCGCTTTTGTTTCGAGGAGCAGGATCTTTCTCTTTGGATAAAAAATTAGGAGAATGGTCCGTTTAA
- a CDS encoding FecR domain-containing protein — protein sequence MERMNPEFQTFAELLKKTLPDSKAPDFDPKWIGMSPRFSVEANIMQSPTKDNVVQLGGSKNKVWFLAAAAILFVGIGAGTYFTIFKKEAAPVAEGTLLKAAVVFVKGDAKNVKEAPVTLHLGDILSEGDKIVTGKGGSIDIGLTDSSVIRLKENSELILKSLRQTDSSQIRISLMSGKILNLVEKEKKNANYFVDTPTVVAAVRGTSFEVNASDKESSVFVVEGAVEVTPLIHDKTERALITGGLIIVTDEKVILVEDQKRAKNEGPEYGDMRKNLNGLDKEVLASTQNLKTAKTEQELEELYDKSIEHIIMKDGREIRGVVVSQKKGKLIVQTLKGSYILDENSVEKIIY from the coding sequence ATGGAAAGAATGAACCCTGAATTCCAAACATTCGCAGAGCTCCTCAAAAAGACTCTACCGGATTCTAAGGCACCGGACTTCGATCCAAAATGGATCGGCATGTCTCCTCGCTTCTCTGTGGAGGCAAATATCATGCAATCTCCTACTAAGGACAATGTAGTTCAACTGGGCGGCTCCAAAAATAAAGTATGGTTCTTAGCTGCGGCAGCAATCTTATTCGTAGGGATCGGAGCCGGAACTTATTTTACGATTTTCAAAAAAGAAGCTGCACCGGTTGCGGAAGGCACACTGCTTAAAGCGGCAGTCGTATTCGTTAAAGGTGACGCAAAAAATGTAAAAGAAGCTCCCGTAACATTACATTTAGGCGATATACTTAGCGAAGGCGATAAGATCGTAACAGGTAAAGGTGGATCGATCGATATCGGTCTGACTGATTCTAGTGTGATCCGTTTAAAAGAAAACTCCGAGTTAATTCTCAAAAGTTTAAGACAAACGGACTCTTCTCAAATTAGGATCTCCCTAATGTCAGGTAAGATCCTGAACCTAGTCGAGAAAGAAAAGAAAAACGCAAACTACTTCGTAGATACACCTACTGTGGTTGCCGCTGTTCGGGGAACTTCTTTCGAAGTGAACGCTTCCGATAAAGAATCTTCGGTATTCGTAGTCGAAGGTGCAGTCGAAGTGACCCCATTGATCCACGACAAGACGGAAAGAGCTTTAATTACCGGCGGATTGATCATAGTCACGGATGAAAAAGTGATTTTGGTCGAAGATCAAAAACGCGCTAAAAATGAAGGTCCTGAATACGGCGACATGCGCAAAAACTTGAACGGCTTAGACAAAGAAGTTTTAGCAAGCACTCAAAACTTAAAAACCGCTAAGACCGAACAAGAGCTGGAAGAACTTTATGATAAGAGTATAGAACATATCATAATGAAAGACGGCCGTGAAATAAGAGGTGTTGTGGTTTCTCAGAAAAAAGGAAAGCTGATCGTTCAGACCCTGAAAGGATCTTATATCCTGGATGAGAACTCTGTCGAAAAGATCATCTATTAA
- a CDS encoding RNA polymerase sigma factor, which translates to MSETLFFEKLYNKNKDHLFSFIRRSVQDESTALDLLQDTFLNFFKHYSGKELPDEQVSRMILFRISRNLMINHGKSYYQKNVALVGEETSSLFGSKGQGPESQVLDEMEAQNLGKIVSELLSTLPEEQKTAIELRYSQGCKLEEIASVLDLSVSGVSRLLERAEKQLLQEGKKRGIQPSSFLKS; encoded by the coding sequence GTGTCTGAAACCTTGTTTTTCGAAAAACTATACAATAAAAACAAGGACCACTTGTTTTCATTTATTCGGCGCTCTGTCCAAGATGAATCCACTGCCTTGGATCTATTACAAGACACCTTTTTGAACTTCTTTAAACATTATTCCGGCAAGGAACTACCGGATGAGCAGGTCTCCAGGATGATCTTATTCAGGATCTCTAGAAACCTAATGATTAACCACGGAAAATCCTATTATCAAAAGAACGTTGCTCTCGTTGGAGAGGAAACTTCTTCTTTATTCGGCTCCAAAGGCCAGGGGCCCGAAAGCCAGGTCCTGGACGAGATGGAAGCCCAGAATCTCGGAAAGATCGTAAGCGAATTATTGAGCACCTTACCGGAAGAACAAAAGACCGCTATAGAGCTGCGTTATTCTCAAGGTTGTAAATTGGAAGAGATTGCCTCCGTTTTGGATTTATCCGTATCCGGGGTTTCCAGGCTCTTAGAAAGGGCCGAAAAGCAACTTTTACAAGAGGGAAAGAAGAGAGGTATTCAACCTTCTTCTTTTCTAAAATCCTAG
- a CDS encoding LA_0442/LA_0875 N-terminal domain-containing protein, with protein MPYRWLFAICFLTVTHSIFGSSLTLKNGKVLQGKVVNQTRTEVQIEVDGKVLTIPKTEIAELNLKDTPKPEVKKDPVKPKEEPKKTEEELVQRWYHKPRWNYSLRSAVVPGWGIWKADKKYHAAAAFVAVLGTAYLAVKAQNDFGAAKSAYEENARNYFIFALNDPVLSLPANTAQRLIGAFIINKGAFNHYQNLAEESNNFQYLFGIAYGLQLFYSYYLGVKAEQGVAEGPSSGFRFSLAPSYQPMTVGGNGLGWNGELKYEIRY; from the coding sequence ATGCCTTATCGTTGGCTTTTTGCAATTTGTTTCCTTACTGTCACCCATTCCATTTTTGGCTCTAGCCTAACCTTAAAAAACGGAAAGGTACTGCAAGGGAAGGTAGTAAACCAAACCCGTACGGAAGTTCAGATCGAAGTGGATGGAAAGGTTCTAACCATTCCAAAAACCGAGATTGCCGAATTGAACTTAAAAGATACCCCTAAACCGGAAGTGAAAAAGGATCCTGTTAAACCTAAAGAGGAGCCTAAAAAAACCGAGGAAGAACTGGTCCAAAGATGGTACCATAAGCCTCGCTGGAATTATTCACTTAGGTCCGCAGTTGTTCCCGGTTGGGGAATTTGGAAGGCTGATAAAAAATATCATGCTGCGGCTGCATTTGTAGCTGTTTTAGGGACAGCCTACCTGGCTGTGAAGGCTCAGAACGATTTCGGGGCTGCCAAAAGTGCTTACGAGGAGAATGCTAGAAATTATTTCATATTTGCACTGAACGACCCGGTTCTTTCCTTACCTGCAAATACCGCTCAACGTTTGATCGGAGCATTTATCATTAACAAGGGAGCTTTTAATCATTACCAGAACCTTGCGGAAGAATCGAATAACTTCCAATACTTGTTCGGGATCGCCTACGGGTTACAGCTTTTTTATTCTTATTATTTAGGAGTAAAAGCGGAGCAAGGAGTTGCAGAAGGACCCAGTTCCGGCTTTCGGTTCAGCCTGGCTCCTTCTTACCAGCCAATGACTGTTGGAGGCAACGGTTTGGGTTGGAATGGGGAACTCAAATACGAGATCCGATATTAA
- a CDS encoding DUF1554 domain-containing protein: MRYAHSLPFLFLILSFTSTYCNKADSIDLDSSKSPITGAIMIDPTLLVGIGATPIPLQLVNSPGTAAPNTVTERSTSSNTVILELVNPLSPDTGETITFSFNTNDPSSIEISSIAGSNDNSYTFNPSLQAYQAVISLYLDDADCVEQKYSIIAVDSITNVPQTISFDTKDLDKCAFVATNDGKGWQGNFALDSKLDDDARGFADAACNSSSNKPGNFPSTMIYKALLSVTGPSNGSKTRGIQYNDWPFAANTSYYFGSQNKKMFTTDSGRTYNFNPELSQALGSGLLWTGLLNTWSDATSKILSECAGTNQAGGLVSWSSNSVSISAIVGNLAATDSNLISKQTALGLPDYNACNKFRYFLCIGQ; this comes from the coding sequence ATGCGTTACGCTCATTCTCTGCCCTTTCTTTTTCTGATCTTATCATTCACTTCAACTTACTGTAATAAGGCGGATAGTATCGACCTTGATAGTAGCAAAAGTCCGATCACCGGGGCGATCATGATCGATCCCACTTTGCTTGTCGGTATTGGGGCCACTCCTATCCCATTACAATTAGTAAATTCTCCGGGTACGGCCGCGCCGAATACAGTGACGGAACGTTCTACTTCTTCCAACACAGTGATCTTAGAACTTGTTAATCCTCTGAGTCCAGATACGGGAGAAACAATCACATTCTCCTTCAATACAAACGATCCTAGTTCCATCGAGATCAGTAGTATCGCAGGAAGTAACGATAACAGTTATACTTTCAATCCTTCTTTGCAAGCGTATCAAGCAGTGATCTCTCTCTATCTGGATGATGCGGATTGTGTGGAGCAGAAGTATTCTATTATTGCCGTGGATTCGATTACCAACGTTCCGCAGACGATCTCGTTCGATACCAAGGATTTGGATAAGTGCGCGTTCGTAGCCACTAATGATGGAAAAGGCTGGCAGGGAAATTTTGCTTTGGACAGCAAATTGGACGATGATGCCAGAGGTTTTGCTGATGCGGCCTGTAATTCTTCTTCCAATAAGCCGGGTAATTTTCCGAGTACTATGATTTATAAGGCACTCTTAAGTGTGACTGGCCCAAGCAACGGTTCTAAAACCAGAGGCATTCAATACAATGATTGGCCTTTTGCAGCGAATACTTCTTATTATTTCGGTAGCCAAAATAAGAAGATGTTCACCACGGATAGCGGTCGGACGTATAACTTTAATCCCGAACTTTCTCAGGCACTTGGCAGTGGGTTGCTCTGGACGGGTCTATTGAATACTTGGTCGGACGCTACTTCCAAAATACTCAGCGAATGTGCCGGAACAAACCAAGCTGGCGGCCTGGTTTCTTGGTCTAGCAATTCGGTCTCTATTTCAGCCATTGTGGGGAATTTGGCCGCTACAGACTCTAACCTGATCTCTAAGCAGACAGCACTTGGGTTGCCGGATTATAATGCATGCAATAAGTTTAGATACTTCCTATGTATCGGGCAATGA
- a CDS encoding DUF1554 domain-containing protein: MKGSKSIGTTFILLCLTLLISNCNDAKSTALDGSKPSLAGAITIDPSIFWDLFVTLPPYPIEPLLNEGETTLTLDENDASDILFGIQNPPSDGSTIQFRFYRNDNITFATDYNPDQGGYQDYLTVDFGPNPQNSNFDYKSGFQINSLSDENCINNYYDLVAVDVASGISQTFKVKVSDSDKCVFVATNNGAGYPGNFAKKGMDNLTFAGPVEVADNICNSNIPDGINKDVGYKAMIAVSYSPSGNYRNPSTDWVFSSFRKYFSQSGKKLAYSFNSSATIGFANLDQWTNSLGTSGKIWTGFSSIDWTTGSPTTTQCASLLPSGAPYSSWYSSTATGTQGILSAVNGNSIAEMTTTDPAQVIETACSQRRFIVCVGQ, from the coding sequence ATGAAAGGATCTAAATCAATAGGAACAACTTTCATTTTATTATGTCTTACTTTATTGATTTCCAATTGTAATGATGCGAAATCAACCGCCTTAGACGGAAGTAAGCCTAGCTTGGCGGGTGCGATCACAATAGATCCGTCTATTTTTTGGGACTTGTTCGTTACACTTCCCCCATATCCGATAGAACCTCTTCTGAACGAAGGAGAAACCACTTTAACCTTAGATGAAAACGATGCTTCGGATATTCTGTTCGGAATTCAAAATCCTCCTTCCGACGGTAGCACCATTCAATTTAGATTTTATAGAAATGATAATATCACCTTCGCAACGGACTATAACCCGGACCAAGGAGGATATCAGGATTATCTGACCGTGGATTTCGGGCCGAACCCTCAGAATTCCAATTTCGATTATAAGAGCGGATTCCAGATCAATTCCCTGTCCGACGAAAATTGTATTAATAACTATTATGACTTGGTTGCGGTTGACGTTGCATCCGGAATCTCCCAGACATTTAAAGTTAAGGTAAGTGATTCCGATAAATGTGTCTTTGTAGCTACAAATAACGGAGCAGGTTATCCTGGGAACTTCGCGAAAAAAGGAATGGATAATCTAACTTTTGCAGGCCCTGTAGAAGTTGCAGACAATATCTGTAACTCAAATATTCCGGACGGCATTAACAAGGATGTAGGTTACAAGGCGATGATCGCAGTAAGCTACAGCCCGAGCGGAAATTACAGAAATCCTTCCACGGATTGGGTGTTTAGTTCTTTCCGTAAGTATTTCAGCCAGAGCGGTAAAAAGTTGGCATATTCTTTCAATTCTTCCGCTACAATCGGTTTTGCAAATTTGGATCAGTGGACAAATAGTCTTGGGACCAGCGGTAAAATCTGGACAGGCTTCAGTTCTATCGATTGGACAACTGGTTCTCCTACAACAACCCAATGTGCTTCATTACTTCCATCCGGAGCGCCATATTCTTCTTGGTATTCATCGACTGCAACGGGGACTCAAGGAATACTTTCTGCAGTGAATGGAAATTCGATTGCAGAGATGACAACTACGGATCCGGCTCAGGTGATTGAGACTGCTTGCTCCCAAAGACGTTTCATTGTCTGTGTAGGACAATAG
- the gpmI gene encoding 2,3-bisphosphoglycerate-independent phosphoglycerate mutase translates to MQLKKKTPFSPKKLLFVILDGVGYTPKGPEFGNAIAGANLPFLNKLWKESPTILLKAHGTAVGMPSDEDMGNSEVGHNVLGCGRIFDQGAKLVNNSIAKGLLFEGKAWQEIVENTKTKNSTLHLIGLFSDGNVHAHIDHTKSLIQAAIQEKVPRIRLHILLDGRDVPEKSALEYLIPFEEWLTSLRSEGADIKIASGGGRMTITMDRYEADWAMVERGWKIHVHGEGRTFPDAKTAIETFRKEDPAVIDQYLPSFVVEESGKPVGKIESGDSVVFTNFRGDRAIEISQAFTQKNFDKFDRGNFPAVCYAGMMQYDGDLQLPERFLVSPPAIDRTLGEYMAKSGINQYALSETQKYGHVTFFWNGNRSGKFDPKSEEYKEIPSDVIPFDQTPEMKAQAITAELEKVLGENHSDFYRINFPNGDMVGHTGNYQATVKAMEFLDGCMSRLAEACKKNNVVLLVSADHGNADEMYQLDKKGNVQKDKEGKPVPKTSHTLNPVPFSVLDPENKIKLRTDLQEPGLANVAATILDIMGYETPEGYHPSLITK, encoded by the coding sequence ATGCAACTGAAAAAAAAGACTCCGTTCTCCCCCAAAAAGCTATTATTCGTAATTTTAGACGGAGTAGGCTATACTCCGAAGGGACCCGAATTCGGGAATGCGATTGCAGGCGCCAATCTTCCTTTCCTCAATAAACTCTGGAAAGAATCCCCGACTATTCTTTTGAAAGCGCATGGGACTGCCGTTGGTATGCCTTCTGACGAAGATATGGGAAACTCCGAAGTAGGTCATAATGTACTGGGTTGCGGGCGTATTTTCGATCAGGGCGCTAAGCTAGTCAATAACTCTATCGCTAAAGGACTGTTATTCGAAGGAAAAGCTTGGCAAGAAATTGTAGAAAATACCAAGACCAAAAATTCCACTTTGCATCTAATCGGTTTGTTTTCGGACGGAAATGTTCATGCACATATCGATCATACAAAATCATTAATACAGGCTGCGATACAAGAGAAGGTCCCAAGGATCAGGTTGCATATTCTTCTGGATGGACGCGACGTACCGGAGAAATCCGCTCTAGAGTATTTAATTCCATTCGAAGAATGGCTGACCTCTCTTCGATCCGAAGGAGCTGACATAAAGATCGCTTCCGGCGGTGGAAGAATGACAATCACCATGGACCGTTATGAAGCGGACTGGGCCATGGTGGAAAGAGGCTGGAAGATCCATGTTCATGGAGAAGGTAGGACTTTCCCGGATGCAAAGACTGCGATCGAAACTTTTAGGAAGGAAGATCCGGCGGTAATCGACCAATATCTTCCTAGCTTTGTGGTTGAAGAATCCGGTAAGCCGGTTGGAAAAATTGAAAGTGGAGACTCAGTAGTATTCACGAATTTCAGAGGGGACAGAGCAATCGAGATCTCCCAAGCGTTCACTCAGAAAAATTTCGACAAATTCGATAGAGGAAATTTCCCCGCAGTATGTTACGCGGGAATGATGCAATACGACGGGGATCTACAATTGCCAGAACGTTTTCTGGTAAGTCCTCCTGCAATCGATCGTACTTTGGGCGAATATATGGCCAAGTCGGGGATCAACCAGTATGCGTTATCCGAAACACAAAAATACGGACATGTAACGTTCTTCTGGAACGGGAATCGTTCCGGCAAATTCGATCCCAAAAGTGAGGAGTATAAGGAAATTCCTTCCGATGTAATTCCATTCGACCAAACTCCTGAAATGAAAGCGCAAGCGATCACTGCGGAGCTTGAAAAAGTTTTAGGTGAGAATCATTCGGACTTTTATAGGATCAATTTTCCGAATGGGGATATGGTAGGCCATACTGGAAATTACCAGGCCACAGTGAAAGCAATGGAATTCCTGGACGGATGTATGAGCCGTCTTGCGGAAGCATGCAAAAAAAATAATGTAGTTCTATTGGTGAGCGCAGACCACGGGAATGCGGATGAGATGTACCAGCTGGATAAAAAAGGAAATGTGCAGAAGGATAAGGAAGGTAAACCCGTCCCTAAAACTTCACATACTCTAAATCCGGTTCCGTTCAGTGTTTTGGACCCTGAGAACAAGATTAAACTGAGAACGGATCTACAAGAACCTGGACTTGCTAACGTTGCGGCTACAATCTTAGATATTATGGGATACGAAACTCCGGAAGGATATCATCCTAGTTTAATAACGAAGTAA